The Sphaerisporangium siamense genome includes the window CGACGTCCGGCGCGATCCTGCCGGGGGAGGTGACGGCGATGGCCGCTCTGATGCCGGCGAACACGTGCCCGGCGCGCTCCCGGCTCCAGCCCGACGGGTCCACACCGGTGGCGATCACGGCGAAGCCGCAGGCGATGTCGGTGACGGCGGTCGGGTAGACCATGGGGTCGTCGGCGGACGTGGTCACCGCGACGCCGGTGGGGACGCCGAGCGACTTGGGCGCGACGTCGGCCCACACGTCCACCGCGGTGACCGTCGGCAGACCGGCCACCCGCTCGATGACCCGCCGCAGAGGCGAGGCGTCGAACCGCCCGGTGAGGTAGGCGTCGGCGAACACCGTCACAGGCGCGGAGACCGCCGTGCCGGGCGGGGATGGGGGCCTGTCGGGAGGTGTGCGGCAGGGCGCGGGCGATGCCGAGGGGGCCAGCCGCCGGTGCGTGACGTGGGTCGTGGGGTCGCCCGCCCAGAGTTCGTGAGGGAGAGGCTGGGGCGCGGAGAACCATCGCACCAGTCCGCCGTCGGCGAGCGCACTCACCTGGGCCGCCTCTTCCGCGGATTCGCCCTCGGGAACCAGGACCCCCGGCACGCCGTGCCGGGCCGGCGCGCCGGGCGGGCTCACCTGGACCGCCTCCTCCGTGGGCTCGCCCTCGGGGAGCAGGACTCCCAGAACGCCGTGCCGGGCGAGTGCGCCGGGGTCGGTCAGCAGGGGGCGCGTGTGGTGGTCGACGGCCAGGACGCACGGCTCCGGGGTGGCGGGGAGCCTGGAGACCACCCGCAGGCCGCGGGGTGTGGGAGGTGGGCGGGGCGCGGGGGGCTCGGCCGGGAGTTCGTCCGGGTCGAGGAGGAGCAGGCCGCGGTCGCCGTCGACGGTGACGAGGTCGCCGTCCCTGACGACCTCGGGGGCCGTGAGCAGGCCGGTCACGCAGGGCTTGCCGAGCTCGCGGGCCACGATCGCGGTGTGGCAGAGCAGGCCGGAGTCGGCGCACGCGATCGCGGCGGCCTTCACCAGCGCGGGCACCAGCTCGGGACGCGCGGGACCGCAGACCAGCACGCCGCCGTCCGGCATGCCCCCCGCGCCGGCCGCGTCCAGGATCACCGCCGCCACCCCCGCCGCCACCCCCGGCGAGGCCGCCTCCCCGGCCAGCACCCGCCCACCGAAGGGGACCGCCTCCCCAGAAGGCGCCGGGTCGTCGGAGGGGGACGCCTCTCCGGGAAGCGCGGGGGTGGTGGCGGGGCGGGCTTGGAGGAGCCAGAGGTGGGCGTGGTGGTCGCGGGCCCATTCGATGTCCAGGGCGTCGCGTTCGAGGATTTCGGTGGCTCGGCGTCCGAGGTCGCGGACGGCGGTCACGCCGGCCAGGTCCAGGGCCGGGGCGCGGCCGGTCGTCGTGGACGGACGCGCGTAGACCAGATGGTCGCCGCTGAACACGAGCTTGGACCGGCCGCCGGCGGGCCAGGAGATCCACTCGCCGGGCGGCAGGCCGGCCTCCTCGGGCGCGGCGGGCAGCGCGACGACGTACTTCTCCGCGATCCGCTCGCCCCGCCCGGTGTGGACGTCCGGCCGGACCTCGCCGTTCACGAGCAGGACGGCCAGCCCGAGCGTGGCCTCGATCCGCCAGTCCTCGCCCCAGCGGGTGAACAGCACCCCCGCGCTCCACGGCCGGATCGCGGGCTGCACGAGGACGGCCATCCCCGTGGGCGGCGGCAGGCCGCGCGCGGCGGCGTACCCGGTGACGGCGGGGCCGGTGGCGGAGGCGCGCACCTCCGCGACGGCGCGCCCGACCGCCTCCACGGTCGGCGCGGCGAAGCGCGAGGCGAACAGCCCGGCGAAGCTCGCGTGCGCGCCGTCCTCGGCCGGAGCCGAGGAGCGCACCACCACGCCGTGCGGCGCGCGCGCCCGCGCCCACGCCGCGATGCCCTCGACCAGGCCGGACGCCCGGCCCTCGCCGACGGCGGCGACCTCCTCGACGTCCAGCACGATCCCGGGCGGGACCGGCAGCCCGGCCCGGGCCAGGACGGCGAGCGCGACGGCCTTGCCCCCGTGCCGCGACGGATCCTCGGCGTCGATCAACGCGCGCACGCGACCTCCTCGAACGCGGCGGCGAACCCGTCCAGCGTGAGCGTGAACGCGTCCCAG containing:
- a CDS encoding PEP/pyruvate-binding domain-containing protein; protein product: MRALIDAEDPSRHGGKAVALAVLARAGLPVPPGIVLDVEEVAAVGEGRASGLVEGIAAWARARAPHGVVVRSSAPAEDGAHASFAGLFASRFAAPTVEAVGRAVAEVRASATGPAVTGYAAARGLPPPTGMAVLVQPAIRPWSAGVLFTRWGEDWRIEATLGLAVLLVNGEVRPDVHTGRGERIAEKYVVALPAAPEEAGLPPGEWISWPAGGRSKLVFSGDHLVYARPSTTTGRAPALDLAGVTAVRDLGRRATEILERDALDIEWARDHHAHLWLLQARPATTPALPGEASPSDDPAPSGEAVPFGGRVLAGEAASPGVAAGVAAVILDAAGAGGMPDGGVLVCGPARPELVPALVKAAAIACADSGLLCHTAIVARELGKPCVTGLLTAPEVVRDGDLVTVDGDRGLLLLDPDELPAEPPAPRPPPTPRGLRVVSRLPATPEPCVLAVDHHTRPLLTDPGALARHGVLGVLLPEGEPTEEAVQVSPPGAPARHGVPGVLVPEGESAEEAAQVSALADGGLVRWFSAPQPLPHELWAGDPTTHVTHRRLAPSASPAPCRTPPDRPPSPPGTAVSAPVTVFADAYLTGRFDASPLRRVIERVAGLPTVTAVDVWADVAPKSLGVPTGVAVTTSADDPMVYPTAVTDIACGFAVIATGVDPSGWSRERAGHVFAGIRAAIAVTSPGRIAPDVDIDAVLEGGLTALPGPAGYDPGPGAEQPAGLRGDASLFDAGLRRLLADHAGSVSGHFVALYTAQPLTPSADMPDMLNMANMADMCGVVDGELVIVVHTGAPAIRAWAYENLFGPMARRCLDLRLVEPSLVGEHQLFGLPASDPLSQAFLRFADTAVLYGYATRHLCAEAILTALERHHPRRVAAPRLLRHTGHGWYEHGPGRLRSGRGIQPLTGPDGEARPTLVIGADRTHSYLVAPGPHGDLTGNLVGHGIPMWAHDRPVAAPPGLPDPSWLPANTPLDHRLWRDGVANLELTVASLASTGVARPVVRLLPWANYKETRVDAVTRPRA